The Cylindrospermopsis curvispora GIHE-G1 genome contains a region encoding:
- a CDS encoding aminotransferase class IV encodes MYWYCGQLIKSTTLTLDVDDPGLIYGATVFTTIRVYQSCLNHRLTNWYAHCFRLKSTLDIFDWKEPNWSDIHQGAEILSQNFPVIRITVFPDGREWITGRFLPENLAERQNHGIMVTLGNVRWNRSLPQHKTGNYLAPWLAKTNAQSLKAQEVILVDNQGKWLETATGNLWGWKDHCWWTPPLTEGILPGIERSLIIDHLQKNQIPVKQEPWTGNLVKDLEAIAYSNSVVEIVPIYMVQDCQERLEYNPRHSCFWEIKRLFLS; translated from the coding sequence ATGTATTGGTATTGTGGTCAACTGATAAAATCAACAACACTCACATTAGATGTTGATGACCCAGGGTTAATTTACGGAGCTACAGTTTTTACAACTATCAGGGTATATCAAAGCTGTCTCAATCATCGCCTAACTAATTGGTATGCCCACTGTTTTCGTCTAAAATCCACCCTAGACATATTTGACTGGAAAGAACCTAACTGGTCAGATATACATCAAGGTGCGGAAATACTCTCACAAAATTTCCCCGTCATCAGAATCACTGTTTTCCCCGATGGTCGAGAATGGATTACAGGTAGATTCCTCCCAGAAAACCTAGCTGAAAGACAAAATCATGGTATAATGGTCACCCTTGGTAATGTCAGGTGGAACCGTTCCCTACCCCAGCATAAAACCGGTAACTATCTGGCTCCTTGGTTGGCAAAAACTAATGCCCAAAGTCTCAAGGCCCAAGAAGTAATTTTAGTAGACAACCAGGGAAAGTGGCTAGAAACCGCCACTGGCAACCTTTGGGGTTGGAAAGACCACTGCTGGTGGACACCACCCCTCACAGAGGGAATCCTCCCAGGAATCGAGCGATCGCTCATTATTGATCACTTACAGAAAAATCAAATTCCCGTCAAGCAAGAACCATGGACAGGAAACCTGGTCAAAGACCTAGAGGCGATCGCCTATAGCAACAGCGTGGTAGAGATAGTTCCCATATATATGGTGCAGGATTGTCAAGAGAGGTTAGAATATAATCCTAGACATTCATGCTTTTGGGAGATCAAAAGATTATTTCTATCATGA